In Proteus vulgaris, one DNA window encodes the following:
- the pncA gene encoding bifunctional nicotinamidase/pyrazinamidase produces MKNSALLLVDIQNDFCTGGALAVNESEIVIQTANQLINGFKQTKSPIIASLDWHPADHLSFAENSGTVVGEIGKLNGLPQVWWPVHCVQNSHGAAFHPELNHTLINHIIYKGQNRLIDSYSAFFDNDHEYQTGLHTLLQTLNIKHLYILGIATDYCVKFTVLDALQLGYQVSVITDGCRGVNIQDNDSQVALEKMQAKGATLIDSAHWLNRNNQ; encoded by the coding sequence GTGAAAAACTCTGCGCTATTACTGGTTGATATACAAAACGATTTTTGTACAGGGGGCGCTTTAGCTGTTAACGAAAGTGAGATAGTTATTCAAACAGCCAATCAGCTCATTAATGGTTTCAAGCAAACTAAAAGCCCAATTATTGCAAGTTTAGATTGGCATCCAGCCGATCATCTTAGCTTTGCTGAAAACTCAGGTACCGTTGTAGGTGAAATTGGTAAACTAAACGGGTTACCACAAGTTTGGTGGCCAGTTCATTGCGTGCAAAACTCTCACGGCGCGGCATTCCACCCAGAACTCAATCACACATTGATTAACCATATTATTTACAAAGGCCAAAACCGCCTTATTGACAGCTATAGTGCCTTTTTTGATAACGACCATGAATATCAAACAGGCTTACATACCCTTTTGCAAACGCTTAATATAAAACATCTTTATATTCTTGGTATTGCTACTGATTACTGCGTTAAATTTACAGTACTGGATGCTTTACAGCTAGGTTATCAAGTATCTGTTATTACTGACGGTTGCCGTGGTGTCAATATTCAAGATAACGACAGCCAAGTAGCGCTAGAAAAGATGCAAGCGAAAGGAGCGACATTAATAGATTCAGCACATTGGCTTAATCGTAACAATCAATAG
- a CDS encoding D-hexose-6-phosphate mutarotase has product MNEKIFSLPIIEQISPYLSRRQLGELPILVISHPKVRAAISLQGAHLIAWQPAQEHPVFWLSEASLFTPGVAIRGGIPICWPWFASAGTPSHGFARILPWEFSAHTEQDDGVLITMTLKENQQTQKYWPHPFTLIARFKLGATCEVELESYGDYDATAALHSYFNVSDIDNVSITGLGSHYIDTVADKEVYTDETALRFNGRTDRLYTEPDDFNLIHDDGWDRTIEVHHYHHSDVVCWNPGAELASSMKDMSAGGYRKMACVETARIHQPLKPDNVHPGRLSLVVRVRKNIAEK; this is encoded by the coding sequence ATGAACGAGAAAATTTTTTCATTGCCGATTATTGAACAAATATCACCTTATTTAAGTCGTCGGCAATTAGGTGAACTTCCTATCCTTGTTATTTCACATCCTAAAGTTCGAGCAGCTATTAGCCTTCAAGGTGCACATTTAATTGCTTGGCAACCCGCACAAGAACACCCTGTCTTTTGGCTCAGTGAAGCATCACTCTTCACTCCCGGTGTTGCCATTCGTGGTGGCATCCCTATTTGCTGGCCTTGGTTCGCTTCAGCAGGTACACCAAGTCACGGATTTGCACGTATTCTACCTTGGGAATTTAGCGCCCACACAGAACAAGATGACGGCGTGCTTATTACAATGACACTAAAAGAGAACCAACAAACACAAAAATATTGGCCTCATCCGTTTACTCTAATTGCTCGTTTTAAGTTAGGGGCAACTTGTGAAGTAGAATTAGAATCTTATGGTGATTATGACGCGACAGCCGCCCTTCACTCTTATTTTAATGTGAGTGATATTGATAATGTCTCTATTACCGGCTTAGGAAGCCACTACATTGACACTGTGGCAGACAAAGAAGTCTATACTGATGAAACCGCATTACGTTTTAATGGACGCACTGATAGGCTTTATACAGAGCCTGACGATTTTAATCTTATTCATGATGATGGTTGGGATCGCACAATTGAAGTTCATCATTATCACCATAGTGATGTGGTATGTTGGAACCCCGGCGCAGAGCTTGCAAGTTCAATGAAAGATATGAGTGCAGGTGGCTACCGTAAAATGGCTTGTGTAGAAACTGCACGTATCCATCAACCGTTAAAACCAGATAATGTGCATCCTGGTCGTTTATCTCTAGTAGTGCGTGTTCGTAAAAATATTGCTGAAAAATAA
- a CDS encoding MipA/OmpV family protein, with product MSNKKIIISLAVIAGLSTPAAFAGEWSIGGSVLAQVTPYKGAKSKDYLLPVPQVNYQSENFYFATLAAGYYLWNTPKDQLSVDLHYYPQAYKPSDSDDEQMKKLNRRRDTMMGGFTYKHHESWGSLRAIVSGDMLGKSNGIIADAAYLYPFELGNWSFQPGAGVVWENKKQNRYAYGITHAESQRSGLAEYTPNDSWRPYFEISANYKFAEKWNFFAMGRVDHLPSEVKDSPMVNKSVTAIVWTGVTYTF from the coding sequence GTGAGTAATAAGAAGATTATCATTTCTTTAGCCGTTATTGCAGGACTTAGCACACCAGCAGCATTTGCTGGAGAATGGTCAATTGGTGGCTCGGTCTTAGCACAAGTCACTCCCTATAAAGGGGCTAAATCAAAAGATTATTTATTACCAGTGCCACAAGTTAACTACCAATCAGAAAATTTCTATTTTGCGACATTAGCCGCAGGGTATTACTTGTGGAACACCCCTAAAGATCAACTTTCTGTTGATTTACACTATTATCCTCAAGCTTATAAGCCAAGTGATAGTGATGACGAGCAAATGAAAAAATTGAATCGTCGTCGTGATACTATGATGGGGGGTTTTACTTATAAACACCATGAATCATGGGGTAGCTTAAGAGCGATTGTTTCTGGTGATATGCTGGGTAAAAGTAACGGTATTATCGCTGATGCCGCCTATTTATATCCTTTCGAATTAGGTAATTGGTCTTTCCAACCGGGTGCGGGTGTTGTTTGGGAAAACAAAAAGCAAAATCGTTATGCGTATGGTATTACTCATGCAGAATCACAGCGTAGTGGTTTAGCTGAATACACGCCAAATGATAGCTGGAGACCTTATTTCGAGATTTCAGCTAACTACAAGTTTGCTGAAAAATGGAACTTCTTTGCTATGGGGCGTGTTGACCATTTACCAAGCGAAGTCAAAGACAGCCCAATGGTGAATAAGTCTGTAACTGCGATTGTGTGGACTGGTGTGACTTATACATTCTAA
- the msrB gene encoding peptide-methionine (R)-S-oxide reductase MsrB produces MADNEKKVNISSNNNHLDLSTLNEMQRYVTQQHGTEPPFSGKLLHNRQTGIYHCLCCSAPLFYSDTKFDAGCGWPSFYQPVNSDAIRYIDDFSHNMKRTEIRCQQCDAHLGHVFNDGPAPTGERYCVNSASLSFTNSETGEEQKG; encoded by the coding sequence ATGGCAGATAATGAAAAGAAAGTGAATATTTCAAGTAATAACAATCACCTTGATTTATCAACACTCAATGAAATGCAACGTTATGTGACGCAGCAACACGGCACAGAACCTCCGTTTAGTGGTAAGTTATTACATAATCGTCAAACTGGGATTTATCACTGTTTATGTTGTTCTGCTCCCTTATTTTATTCAGATACAAAATTTGATGCAGGATGTGGCTGGCCTAGTTTTTACCAACCTGTTAATAGTGATGCGATCCGCTATATTGATGATTTTTCTCATAATATGAAAAGAACGGAAATACGTTGCCAGCAGTGTGATGCACATTTAGGTCATGTTTTTAATGATGGTCCAGCCCCTACAGGGGAGCGTTATTGTGTTAATTCAGCTTCACTGTCATTTACAAACAGTGAGACAGGTGAAGAGCAGAAAGGTTGA
- a CDS encoding D-amino acid dehydrogenase — MKVIILGGGVIGVTSAWYLVQQGHEVIVVDRQSSAAEETSAGNAGQISPGYATPWGAPGIPLKAVKWMFQKHAPLAIKPDGSLFQLRWMWQMLRNCDASHYTMNKSRMVRIAEYSRDCIRQLRQDTGIEYEGRQGGTLQLFRDQKQFDNAANDIAVLKQEGVAYELLTAEQLKFAEPALEHVSHKLTGGLRLPNDETGDCQIFTKKLAKMAEDAGVTFLFNKEIKHLLFDGDKVAGVQCHDGLLTADHYVVAMGSYSTEFLKNKVAIPVYPLKGYSLTMPIIDASRAPTSTILDETYKIAVTRFDERIRVGGMAEVVGFNLDVLKSRCETLKMVVQDLYQGGGDIEKATFWTGLRPMTPDGTPIVGPTAYRNLSLNTGHGTLGWTMACGSGQLLADLISGNKPAIAADDLSVFRYIDGFNTKLLLPGQKLDAAY, encoded by the coding sequence ATGAAAGTGATCATCTTAGGTGGCGGCGTTATTGGTGTAACGAGTGCGTGGTATCTTGTGCAGCAAGGGCATGAAGTCATTGTTGTTGACAGACAAAGTAGTGCAGCAGAAGAAACCAGTGCGGGCAATGCTGGTCAGATATCGCCAGGATATGCAACCCCTTGGGGTGCCCCGGGCATTCCATTAAAAGCAGTAAAATGGATGTTCCAGAAACATGCACCCTTAGCCATTAAACCGGACGGTTCACTTTTCCAATTACGCTGGATGTGGCAAATGTTACGTAATTGTGATGCGTCACATTACACTATGAATAAAAGTCGCATGGTGCGTATTGCTGAATATAGTCGTGATTGTATCCGTCAATTGCGCCAAGATACAGGAATTGAATATGAAGGGCGCCAAGGGGGAACTCTTCAACTTTTTCGTGATCAAAAACAATTTGATAATGCCGCCAATGATATTGCTGTCTTAAAGCAAGAAGGCGTTGCTTATGAATTATTGACGGCAGAGCAACTTAAATTCGCAGAGCCTGCATTAGAGCATGTTAGTCATAAACTCACCGGTGGTTTGCGTTTACCAAATGATGAAACAGGTGACTGCCAAATTTTTACGAAAAAGCTCGCTAAAATGGCAGAAGACGCTGGTGTTACATTCTTATTTAATAAAGAAATCAAACATTTATTGTTTGATGGTGATAAAGTAGCGGGCGTTCAATGCCATGATGGATTACTTACCGCGGATCATTACGTTGTTGCTATGGGTTCTTATTCAACGGAATTTTTGAAAAATAAAGTCGCCATTCCTGTTTATCCGCTTAAAGGTTATTCACTCACGATGCCGATTATTGATGCTTCAAGGGCACCCACATCAACTATTCTTGATGAAACCTATAAAATTGCGGTAACACGTTTTGATGAGCGAATTCGTGTTGGTGGAATGGCAGAGGTCGTTGGTTTTAATTTGGATGTTTTAAAATCACGCTGTGAAACATTAAAAATGGTTGTACAAGATCTCTATCAAGGTGGCGGTGATATAGAAAAAGCCACATTCTGGACAGGACTAAGGCCCATGACACCAGATGGTACGCCTATTGTCGGGCCAACGGCTTATCGTAATTTATCTTTAAATACGGGGCATGGCACATTAGGTTGGACGATGGCATGTGGCTCAGGGCAATTATTGGCTGATTTAATTTCAGGGAATAAACCTGCGATTGCTGCTGATGATTTATCTGTGTTTCGTTATATCGATGGCTTTAATACTAAATTGCTCTTACCAGGGCAAAAACTTGATGCTGCTTATTAA
- the hypF gene encoding carbamoyltransferase HypF, protein MSNGIALRVKGKVQGVGFRPFVWQLAHRFGLLGQVSNDSLGVLVHLTPSPKNTLFIEALKAECPPLARIERIEESPYQWEQLPTDFIIVKSGGGEMDTQVVPDATTCQACIDELFDPQNRRFHYPFINCTHCGPRFTIIKKMPYDRPFTSMSEFPFCPECKHEYEDPADRRFHAQPNACPVCGPYIWLADKQGEELAIKEFALTQACEALHAGKIVAVKGVGGFHLVCDARNNESVALLRKRKYRPAKPLAVMITGIDQIKEDKQDPDFLPTAIQTLQSTAAPIVLVPKTAVSKLSELIAPGLTEIGVMLPANPLQHLLARGTNIPLVMTSGNASGHTPALSNEDALMQLRDIADLFLMHNREIIQRADDSLVRIEDKQSIMIRRSRGYVPDAISLPDDFEPQPSVLAMGGDLKNVFCLLRQHQAIMGPHLGDLDDLSVRQQLMKSLDLFQQIYRFTPKAIAIDAHPNYISHQLGKQFAQAQNIPVIEVFHHHAHIVSCLAEHGHTHQQGAVVGIALDGLGFGQDGSLWGGECLRVDYQKSERIGGLPAVAMPGGNLASIQPWRNWFAHLATFSKNWQGSVITQLIPSNDLQILSKAVERGFNSPKASSCGRLFDAVSASLGLAPKEISWEGEAACYLQTAALACQKEKQAEIIKQYGHLMPIKNNLLDLSVFWSQWEGVKLNASEKAWLFHYLLAESLGNIALQYADEHQIDTVVLTGGVLNNTLLKHLFQKKLNNKKVLTPMILPVGDGGIALGQALIATHLMQNKNNYR, encoded by the coding sequence ATGAGTAACGGCATTGCATTGCGTGTGAAAGGTAAGGTTCAAGGCGTTGGTTTTCGTCCATTTGTTTGGCAATTAGCCCATCGTTTTGGTTTATTAGGGCAAGTGAGTAACGACAGCTTAGGTGTATTAGTGCACTTAACACCCTCACCTAAAAATACACTGTTTATCGAAGCATTAAAAGCCGAATGCCCCCCATTAGCGCGCATTGAACGTATAGAAGAATCACCCTATCAATGGGAACAGTTACCGACCGACTTTATTATTGTAAAAAGTGGTGGTGGCGAAATGGATACACAAGTGGTACCTGATGCCACGACTTGCCAAGCATGTATTGATGAACTGTTTGATCCCCAAAACCGTCGTTTTCATTACCCTTTTATTAACTGCACACACTGTGGACCTCGTTTTACTATCATAAAAAAAATGCCTTATGATAGGCCATTTACCTCGATGTCTGAATTTCCATTCTGTCCTGAATGTAAACATGAATATGAAGATCCTGCAGACAGACGATTCCATGCTCAACCTAATGCATGTCCTGTGTGTGGACCTTATATTTGGCTTGCGGATAAGCAGGGTGAAGAGTTAGCAATTAAAGAGTTTGCATTAACTCAAGCCTGTGAAGCGTTACATGCTGGAAAAATTGTTGCTGTTAAAGGTGTTGGTGGTTTTCATTTAGTATGTGATGCACGTAATAATGAGAGCGTTGCATTATTACGAAAACGCAAATACCGACCAGCGAAGCCGTTAGCTGTGATGATCACTGGAATTGATCAAATTAAAGAAGATAAGCAAGATCCTGATTTTCTTCCAACGGCTATCCAAACTTTGCAAAGCACTGCGGCTCCAATTGTATTAGTCCCTAAAACTGCTGTGTCTAAACTTTCGGAGCTTATTGCACCGGGATTAACTGAAATTGGTGTTATGTTGCCAGCCAATCCATTGCAACATTTATTAGCGCGTGGCACGAATATTCCACTGGTTATGACATCAGGAAATGCATCTGGTCACACTCCTGCGTTAAGTAACGAAGATGCTTTAATGCAACTGCGTGATATTGCTGATCTATTCTTGATGCATAATAGAGAGATTATACAGCGAGCTGACGATTCATTAGTACGTATTGAAGATAAGCAGAGTATTATGATCCGCCGTTCTCGTGGTTATGTTCCTGATGCTATTTCATTACCTGACGATTTTGAGCCACAACCCTCAGTACTTGCAATGGGGGGCGATCTCAAAAATGTATTTTGTTTATTACGTCAACATCAAGCCATTATGGGGCCTCATTTAGGGGATCTTGATGATTTAAGTGTGCGTCAACAACTGATGAAATCATTAGATCTTTTTCAGCAAATTTATCGCTTTACGCCTAAAGCAATTGCGATCGATGCACACCCGAATTACATTAGCCATCAACTGGGCAAACAATTCGCCCAAGCGCAAAATATCCCTGTCATTGAAGTTTTTCACCATCATGCACATATTGTTTCTTGCCTTGCCGAACATGGTCATACCCATCAGCAAGGTGCTGTAGTAGGTATTGCACTTGATGGTTTAGGCTTTGGGCAAGATGGCTCTTTATGGGGTGGAGAATGTCTACGGGTGGATTATCAAAAATCAGAACGAATAGGTGGGCTTCCTGCAGTTGCCATGCCTGGGGGAAATCTGGCTTCTATTCAACCCTGGCGAAACTGGTTCGCACATTTAGCTACTTTTTCTAAGAATTGGCAAGGTAGTGTTATCACCCAGTTGATACCTAGTAATGATTTGCAAATATTAAGTAAGGCAGTAGAACGTGGTTTCAATTCACCTAAAGCCTCTTCTTGTGGGCGCTTATTTGATGCGGTTTCAGCATCATTAGGATTAGCCCCTAAAGAAATAAGTTGGGAAGGTGAAGCTGCATGTTACTTACAAACAGCAGCATTAGCGTGTCAAAAAGAAAAACAAGCGGAAATTATTAAGCAATATGGGCATTTAATGCCTATAAAAAATAATTTGCTTGATCTATCTGTTTTTTGGTCGCAATGGGAAGGTGTAAAGCTTAATGCCAGTGAAAAGGCGTGGCTATTTCATTATTTATTAGCTGAAAGTTTAGGCAATATTGCATTGCAATATGCTGATGAACATCAGATTGATACCGTTGTACTTACGGGCGGTGTGTTAAATAACACATTACTCAAACATCTGTTTCAGAAAAAATTAAACAATAAAAAAGTACTAACCCCTATGATATTGCCCGTTGGAGACGGTGGTATTGCATTAGGGCAAGCACTGATTGCTACACATTTAATGCAAAACAAAAATAATTATAGGTAA
- the fadR gene encoding fatty acid metabolism transcriptional regulator FadR: MVIKAQSPAGFAEEYIVESIWNNRFPPGSILPAERELSELIGVTRTTLREVLQRLARDGWLTIQHGKPTKVNNFWETSGLNILETVARLDHDRVPQLIDNLLAVRTNISAIFIRTAFRSNPEKCIEVLNHQLTTENSADEFSELDYNIFRGLAFASGNPIYGLILNGLKGLYTRVGRYYFSNIQAKELALAFYKKLAALCEQKDVEHVMECVRQYGKDSGIIWQSLQSPLPSDLEEVKR; the protein is encoded by the coding sequence ATGGTTATTAAGGCTCAAAGCCCCGCAGGTTTCGCGGAAGAGTATATTGTTGAAAGTATCTGGAATAATCGATTTCCCCCTGGATCTATCCTACCAGCGGAACGTGAACTGTCTGAATTAATTGGTGTAACAAGAACCACATTAAGAGAAGTATTACAGCGCCTTGCTCGTGATGGATGGTTAACGATCCAACATGGAAAGCCAACAAAGGTAAACAATTTCTGGGAAACATCTGGCCTTAATATTCTTGAAACTGTAGCTCGTCTTGATCATGATCGCGTACCGCAATTAATTGATAATTTATTGGCGGTAAGAACCAATATTTCAGCTATTTTTATCCGCACTGCATTTAGAAGCAATCCTGAAAAATGTATTGAGGTTTTAAATCATCAGTTAACGACAGAAAATAGTGCTGATGAATTCAGTGAATTAGATTACAACATTTTTCGTGGCTTAGCTTTCGCATCAGGTAATCCAATTTATGGTCTTATCCTCAATGGTTTGAAAGGTCTATATACGCGTGTTGGTCGTTACTATTTTTCAAACATTCAAGCCAAAGAACTTGCTTTAGCATTCTATAAAAAATTAGCTGCATTGTGTGAACAGAAAGATGTTGAGCATGTAATGGAATGCGTTCGTCAATATGGTAAAGACAGTGGAATTATCTGGCAAAGCTTACAATCACCACTTCCTAGTGATTTGGAAGAAGTTAAACGCTAA
- the gapA gene encoding glyceraldehyde-3-phosphate dehydrogenase has product MTIKVGINGFGRIGRIVFRAAQERSDIEIVGINDLLDADYMAYMLKYDSTHGRFNGTVEVKDGHLVVNGKTIRVTSERDPANLKWNEVGADVVAEATGLFLTDETARKHIQAGAKKVVLTGPSKDNTPMFVMGVNHKSYAGQDIVSNASCTTNCLAPLAKVINDNFGIVEGLMTTVHATTATQRTVDGPSAKDWRGGRGASQNIIPSSTGAAKAVGKVIPELNGKLTGMSFRVPTPNVSVVDLTARLEKPASYAQICDAIKAAAEGELKGVLGYTEDAVVSTDFNGEVLTSVFDAKAGIALNDNFVKLVAWYDNEVGYSNKVLDLISHISK; this is encoded by the coding sequence ATGACTATCAAAGTAGGTATTAATGGTTTTGGTCGTATCGGCCGCATCGTTTTCCGTGCTGCTCAAGAACGTTCAGATATCGAAATCGTAGGTATTAACGATCTGTTAGACGCAGACTACATGGCATACATGCTGAAATACGATTCAACTCATGGCCGTTTCAACGGTACTGTTGAAGTAAAAGATGGCCACCTCGTTGTTAATGGTAAAACCATCCGCGTAACTTCAGAAAGAGATCCAGCAAATCTGAAATGGAACGAAGTCGGTGCTGACGTTGTTGCAGAAGCAACTGGCCTGTTCTTAACTGACGAAACTGCTCGTAAACACATTCAAGCTGGCGCGAAAAAAGTTGTTCTGACTGGTCCTTCAAAAGACAACACTCCTATGTTCGTAATGGGCGTAAACCATAAATCATACGCAGGCCAAGATATCGTTTCTAACGCATCTTGTACTACTAACTGTTTAGCGCCTTTAGCTAAAGTTATCAACGACAACTTCGGTATCGTTGAAGGTCTGATGACGACTGTTCACGCAACAACTGCAACTCAACGTACTGTTGATGGTCCTTCTGCAAAAGACTGGCGTGGTGGTCGTGGTGCTTCTCAAAACATCATCCCATCATCAACTGGTGCTGCTAAAGCTGTAGGTAAAGTTATTCCTGAACTGAACGGCAAACTGACTGGTATGTCTTTCCGTGTTCCTACTCCTAACGTTTCTGTTGTTGACCTGACTGCACGTCTGGAAAAACCAGCTTCTTACGCACAAATCTGTGATGCTATCAAAGCAGCAGCTGAAGGCGAGCTGAAAGGCGTTCTGGGTTACACTGAAGATGCAGTTGTTTCAACTGACTTCAATGGCGAAGTTCTGACTTCAGTATTTGATGCTAAAGCAGGTATCGCTCTGAACGACAACTTTGTTAAATTAGTTGCTTGGTACGACAACGAAGTTGGTTATTCAAACAAAGTTCTGGATCTGATTTCTCATATCTCTAAATAA
- the alr gene encoding alanine racemase — MSRPTKVTINLDALSHNLSVIKERVKGSKVWSVVKADAYGHGLSCVWPALSHTDGFALIELDKAIMLREQGWVGPILLLEGFFKPEDVYLLERYSLTTTVHSDWQFDAIEKAQLERPINIYLKLNSGMNRLGYRSDVYQQAIARAKSINNIGSIIQMSHFANADTGLNMDAQKAVINQAMVKELPRCLANSAATLFYPETYQDWVRPGIILYGVSPSGIWQDIADFDLQPVMTFNSEILAIQQVKKGEQIGYGSRYIAERDMRIGVVACGYADGYPRHAPDGTPVVVNGHKTQLVGRISMDMLTVDVTDFPDVTYGNPVELWGEQLPVDDVATACGTIGYELLCAIAPRVTVEVMINLPNSTFSDLNESC; from the coding sequence ATGTCCAGACCCACAAAAGTAACCATTAACCTCGATGCTTTAAGCCATAATCTGTCTGTTATCAAAGAGAGAGTGAAGGGCAGCAAAGTGTGGTCTGTTGTGAAAGCAGATGCTTATGGGCATGGATTATCCTGTGTTTGGCCAGCATTGAGTCATACAGATGGCTTTGCATTAATTGAATTAGACAAAGCCATTATGCTAAGAGAGCAAGGATGGGTTGGACCCATTCTTTTACTTGAAGGTTTTTTTAAACCTGAAGATGTCTATTTATTAGAACGTTATTCTCTGACAACAACAGTGCATTCCGATTGGCAATTTGATGCCATAGAAAAAGCACAATTAGAACGCCCCATTAATATCTATCTTAAACTTAATAGTGGAATGAATAGATTAGGTTATCGTTCTGATGTTTATCAACAAGCTATCGCCCGTGCTAAAAGCATCAATAACATCGGTTCTATTATTCAAATGTCGCATTTTGCTAATGCAGATACAGGGCTGAATATGGATGCGCAAAAAGCGGTAATTAATCAAGCAATGGTCAAAGAATTACCTCGATGTTTAGCAAATTCGGCAGCTACATTGTTTTATCCTGAAACATATCAAGATTGGGTGCGACCAGGCATTATTTTATATGGTGTTTCGCCTTCGGGGATTTGGCAAGATATTGCTGATTTCGATTTACAACCCGTAATGACATTTAATAGTGAGATATTAGCCATTCAACAAGTGAAAAAAGGTGAGCAGATAGGCTATGGCAGTCGATATATTGCTGAGCGTGATATGCGAATAGGGGTTGTTGCTTGTGGTTATGCGGATGGTTACCCAAGACATGCGCCAGATGGTACACCAGTTGTTGTTAATGGGCATAAAACACAATTGGTAGGGCGTATTTCGATGGATATGTTAACCGTTGATGTTACGGATTTCCCTGATGTCACTTATGGTAACCCCGTTGAATTATGGGGTGAACAGCTCCCAGTTGACGATGTTGCAACAGCCTGTGGCACTATTGGTTATGAATTACTGTGTGCAATAGCTCCTAGAGTTACAGTTGAAGTGATGATAAATCTACCTAATTCCACTTTTTCTGATCTAAATGAAAGTTGTTGA
- a CDS encoding YeaC family protein: MEVNELISMVTPEIYQRISTAVELGKWPDGVALTDEQKEHCMQIVLLWQAKNNHTPEHMTVGTNGQITMKSKQELKAQFQSERLATLTPIDDD; this comes from the coding sequence ATGGAAGTTAATGAACTTATTTCGATGGTAACCCCTGAAATTTATCAGCGTATTTCAACCGCAGTTGAATTAGGCAAATGGCCTGACGGCGTTGCATTGACTGATGAACAAAAAGAACATTGCATGCAGATTGTTTTATTATGGCAAGCAAAAAATAACCACACACCTGAGCATATGACAGTAGGCACTAATGGGCAAATTACCATGAAGAGCAAACAAGAATTAAAAGCTCAGTTTCAATCTGAACGTTTGGCAACGCTAACGCCAATCGATGATGACTAA